A genomic stretch from Sulfurimonas sediminis includes:
- a CDS encoding TonB-dependent receptor, giving the protein MKKTITLSLLVFSSLYASEIELAPISVESTTLTEVAQNAQVSADVAQALADSVPSIDMSRRSGIANDIFIRGQKRDNISVEVDGTKIYGACPNRMDPPVSHIVANQIDSIEIITGPYDVTTYGNLSGGVKIKTKQPTKDFKASVNLGFGSWNYKKFGASASGGNDFIRMTATVSTESSDQYHDGNGDTLAQQIDKYQAANSTTLVGSKDPRLQPAYYDMPAYTKKSAMAKAFITTAKDQELRLSVTANRSDNVLYANSKMDALYDDSNIYSVEYNIDNVAKGYKNINLQYYHSDVDHPMGTNYRNSALATGNIKNWLTTNLDGIKLKNSFDINSYKLLIGLDASNRKWDGHYEKNDSAALMGYKKSIDNAVTKNTALFAKLDKNFGAFSLSLGARVDDTIITNDSYQDNNYHSVGANILGTYSLNQKNKIFFGIGQAYRVPDARELYFFSSMGNLVGTPDLKNVRNQEIDLGYEINNDSFEFKIKTFYSKLKDYIYIQKGVAVNAFQNIDAYIYGGEASASVYLSDDISLDMSAAYKRGKKDAPLAGQTNTNLADIAPLEGKIALNYEYANRSMATIDTMMRKRWTQIDDENGEQVLAGWAILNAKIKHAVNKKFDFTVGMNNILNKTYARSNTYADLVLITGGTTDIMLMNEPGRYIYTNLDFNF; this is encoded by the coding sequence ATGAAAAAAACAATTACACTCTCTTTATTAGTCTTCTCCTCTTTGTATGCCTCAGAAATTGAACTTGCACCAATCAGTGTAGAATCCACAACACTCACCGAAGTCGCACAAAATGCGCAGGTTTCTGCTGATGTTGCACAAGCACTCGCTGATTCAGTTCCAAGTATAGACATGAGTCGCAGAAGCGGTATTGCCAATGACATCTTCATCCGCGGACAAAAACGCGACAATATTTCCGTAGAGGTTGACGGTACAAAAATCTATGGAGCCTGTCCAAACAGAATGGATCCGCCTGTATCACACATCGTAGCCAACCAGATTGATTCTATCGAAATAATAACAGGACCATATGATGTAACAACATACGGCAATTTAAGCGGTGGTGTAAAGATAAAAACAAAACAACCCACAAAAGATTTCAAAGCATCTGTAAATCTCGGCTTTGGTTCATGGAACTATAAAAAGTTTGGTGCAAGTGCAAGTGGTGGCAATGATTTTATTCGCATGACTGCAACAGTCTCGACTGAATCCTCTGATCAGTATCATGACGGAAACGGAGATACATTAGCACAGCAGATTGACAAATATCAAGCAGCAAATTCTACAACACTGGTTGGTTCTAAAGACCCAAGACTCCAACCTGCCTATTATGATATGCCTGCGTACACAAAAAAGAGTGCCATGGCGAAAGCATTTATCACAACTGCAAAAGATCAAGAACTTCGTTTGAGTGTCACAGCAAACAGAAGTGACAATGTATTGTACGCAAACTCAAAGATGGACGCCCTCTATGATGACTCAAATATCTACTCTGTGGAATATAATATTGACAATGTAGCCAAAGGGTATAAAAATATCAATTTGCAATATTATCACTCTGATGTTGATCATCCAATGGGAACAAACTATAGAAACTCTGCCTTGGCTACCGGAAATATTAAAAACTGGTTGACAACAAACCTTGATGGCATCAAACTAAAAAATAGTTTTGACATCAATTCCTACAAACTTCTTATCGGTCTTGATGCAAGCAACAGAAAATGGGATGGACATTATGAGAAAAATGATTCAGCGGCACTCATGGGGTACAAGAAAAGTATCGACAATGCAGTTACAAAAAACACAGCACTCTTTGCAAAACTTGACAAAAACTTTGGTGCATTTAGTCTTTCTCTTGGAGCCAGAGTTGATGATACTATCATAACAAACGACAGCTATCAAGACAATAATTATCACTCGGTAGGGGCAAATATTCTTGGAACATACAGTCTTAATCAAAAAAATAAAATTTTCTTTGGTATCGGACAGGCTTATCGTGTACCAGATGCCAGAGAACTTTACTTCTTCAGTTCTATGGGTAATCTTGTCGGAACCCCTGATCTTAAAAATGTCAGAAATCAAGAAATTGATTTAGGATACGAAATCAATAATGATAGTTTCGAGTTTAAAATTAAAACTTTTTACTCAAAACTTAAAGATTATATCTACATCCAAAAAGGTGTAGCTGTGAATGCATTTCAAAATATTGACGCCTATATTTATGGTGGAGAAGCCAGCGCATCTGTTTATCTGAGTGATGACATCTCTTTAGATATGAGTGCGGCCTATAAACGCGGAAAAAAAGATGCACCTCTTGCAGGACAAACAAATACTAACTTGGCCGATATAGCACCGCTTGAAGGAAAAATTGCTCTTAACTATGAATATGCCAACCGTTCTATGGCAACAATTGACACTATGATGCGTAAACGCTGGACACAAATAGATGATGAAAATGGCGAACAAGTTCTAGCCGGCTGGGCAATTTTAAATGCAAAAATAAAACATGCTGTCAATAAAAAATTTGACTTTACTGTAGGGATGAACAATATACTCAACAAAACCTATGCAAGAAGTAATACCTATGCGGATTTAGTTCTTATAACTGGAGGAACAACTGATATTATGCTTATGAATGAACCGGGACGCTACATCTACACAAATTTGGATTTCAACTTCTAG